One part of the Bacteroidia bacterium genome encodes these proteins:
- a CDS encoding DUF4097 family beta strand repeat-containing protein: protein MNNSSPLKSLLAYLAVIGIIGYGVYSFASDTILKDHDEDHVVVHVDSDHHEDVEVKIEYSNSNDPTFVETFNMSSGDLDVLTSGGGITVEGYDGNKVEVQAFVKKNGKVMAASDDAMKSLEDGFDMRIEKSGSTVYAHAKRKGNTMPWKRMSISFHVKAPHDIASKLRTSGGSIKISDLNGDQSLHTSGGSIHIDDIDGDVEAKTSGGSINVEDVDGELQAHTSGGSINIEGAVGNVEGRTSGGRINLENVEGQRIDVKTSGGSIHIDGSAKFLKASTSGGSIEADVNGLSEELHLSTSGGSIRAKVPSNMGMDLDLKANRVNAELKNFSGTAKKDYVQGEMNGGGMPVVMRTSGGSINIDFE from the coding sequence ATGAACAACTCCTCACCTCTTAAGTCACTTCTGGCCTATCTTGCTGTAATCGGAATCATCGGATACGGTGTTTACAGCTTTGCCAGCGATACCATCCTTAAGGACCATGACGAAGATCATGTAGTCGTTCATGTTGACTCTGATCATCATGAGGATGTAGAAGTAAAGATTGAATACAGCAATAGCAATGACCCTACTTTTGTAGAGACTTTTAATATGAGCTCAGGTGATCTGGATGTACTTACTTCCGGTGGGGGTATCACTGTAGAGGGGTACGATGGAAACAAAGTTGAAGTACAGGCTTTTGTTAAAAAGAATGGAAAAGTAATGGCTGCTTCTGATGATGCTATGAAGTCTCTCGAAGATGGTTTCGATATGCGCATAGAAAAAAGCGGTTCTACTGTCTATGCTCATGCAAAGAGAAAAGGAAATACAATGCCCTGGAAAAGAATGAGCATTTCTTTTCATGTGAAAGCTCCCCACGATATAGCAAGTAAACTCAGAACCAGTGGTGGAAGTATCAAAATTTCTGACCTCAATGGAGACCAAAGCTTGCACACCAGTGGAGGAAGCATACACATAGATGATATTGACGGAGACGTTGAAGCCAAAACTTCTGGTGGTAGCATCAATGTGGAAGACGTAGATGGAGAATTGCAGGCACATACCAGTGGAGGAAGCATCAATATCGAAGGAGCAGTAGGAAATGTAGAGGGACGTACCTCTGGTGGACGGATCAATCTTGAGAATGTAGAAGGTCAAAGAATAGATGTAAAAACCAGTGGAGGAAGCATTCACATTGATGGTTCTGCTAAATTCCTCAAAGCCAGCACCAGCGGAGGTTCTATCGAAGCTGATGTAAATGGTTTAAGCGAAGAGCTTCACCTTTCTACCAGCGGTGGAAGCATTCGTGCGAAAGTACCTTCAAATATGGGTATGGATCTGGATTTGAAAGCCAATCGTGTAAATGCTGAATTGAAAAATTTCTCTGGTACAGCCAAGAAGGATTATGTGCAGGGAGAAATGAATGGAGGAGGTATGCCAGTAGTAATGCGTACTTCTGGTGGAAGTATCAATATCGATTTCGAATAA